A genomic segment from Bacillus cereus G9842 encodes:
- a CDS encoding helix-turn-helix domain-containing protein, with the protein MENIDIGKKIEKQRKEKGLTSKELAKMADITPSMLSQIERGSANPSIQTLKVLAKALDVPTFSFLLEDTNTDDLIVRSHKRKKMIIDNLSYEMLSPDFTGNLATAIMTVPPNTASSENVLEHKGEELAFVLDGKITLYLNEEEYVLETGDSVKIPAYLKHKWVNHFEKNAIVLFSVTPPIF; encoded by the coding sequence ATGGAAAATATAGATATTGGTAAAAAAATTGAAAAACAAAGAAAAGAAAAAGGTTTAACTAGTAAAGAACTAGCAAAGATGGCCGATATTACACCATCTATGTTAAGTCAAATTGAGCGTGGGTCGGCTAACCCTTCTATTCAAACATTAAAAGTACTTGCTAAAGCTCTTGATGTTCCAACATTTAGCTTTTTACTTGAAGATACAAATACAGACGATTTAATTGTACGTTCCCATAAACGAAAGAAAATGATTATCGATAATTTATCATATGAAATGCTTTCACCTGATTTCACTGGAAATTTAGCAACAGCAATTATGACCGTCCCGCCTAATACAGCTTCATCAGAAAATGTGCTAGAACATAAAGGAGAAGAATTAGCATTTGTCTTAGATGGGAAAATCACATTATATTTAAACGAGGAAGAATACGTATTAGAAACTGGTGACAGTGTAAAGATACCTGCTTATTTAAAGCATAAATGGGTGAATCATTTTGAAAAAAACGCGATAGTTTTATTTTCTGTTACTCCGCCGATTTTTTAA
- a CDS encoding D-serine ammonia-lyase, with translation MKEIGALQAEYPLVNKLIATKEVFWINPHIEKYERAIKDSPLNEENVKDAEERLKRFAPYIAKVFPETKGTNGIIESPLVKIPSMKEALETNYKQTILGELLLKCDSHLPISGSIKARGGIYEVLKHAEQLALQHGMLTEEDDYSILDSDTCREFFSKYSIAVGSTGNLGLSIGIMSANLGFNVTVHMSADAKEWKKSLLRSKGVNVIEYEDDYSKAVEEGRRQADADPSCYFVDDENSHDLFLGYSVAASRLQKQLEELEVVVDEDHPLFVYLPCGVGGGPGGVAFGLKLLYKDNVHCFFAEPTHSPCMLLGLMTGLHDKIAVQDIGIDNVTDADGLAVGRPSGFVGKTMEPFLSGNYTVNDEELYRLLKELADTENIYLEPSALAGMIGPVKVCKEDEYLQKQQLTEKVKKGTHIVWGTGGSMVPKDVMNEYYRKGLELTI, from the coding sequence ATGAAAGAAATAGGGGCATTACAAGCAGAATACCCATTAGTGAATAAACTTATTGCAACAAAAGAAGTATTTTGGATAAACCCACACATAGAAAAGTATGAAAGGGCAATAAAAGATTCACCACTTAATGAAGAGAATGTAAAAGATGCGGAAGAGAGATTAAAGCGTTTTGCGCCATATATTGCGAAAGTTTTTCCTGAAACGAAAGGGACTAACGGCATAATCGAATCACCTTTAGTAAAAATACCTTCTATGAAAGAAGCTTTAGAGACAAATTACAAGCAAACTATTTTAGGAGAATTATTATTAAAATGTGATAGTCATCTCCCGATATCAGGATCAATTAAAGCTAGAGGTGGCATTTATGAAGTGTTGAAACATGCTGAGCAACTAGCATTGCAGCACGGAATGTTAACAGAAGAAGATGATTATTCCATTTTAGATAGTGATACATGTAGAGAGTTTTTCTCGAAGTATTCAATTGCGGTAGGTTCTACAGGGAATTTAGGACTTAGCATAGGAATTATGAGTGCGAATCTAGGTTTTAATGTAACTGTTCATATGTCAGCAGACGCAAAAGAATGGAAGAAAAGTTTATTAAGAAGTAAAGGTGTAAACGTTATTGAATATGAAGATGATTATAGCAAAGCAGTAGAAGAAGGAAGACGACAGGCAGATGCGGATCCTAGCTGTTATTTTGTAGACGATGAAAACTCACATGATCTATTTTTAGGATACTCAGTAGCAGCATCACGATTACAAAAGCAATTAGAAGAGTTAGAGGTTGTAGTAGATGAAGATCACCCTTTATTTGTTTACCTTCCGTGCGGAGTAGGAGGAGGACCTGGCGGAGTAGCATTCGGTTTAAAGTTATTGTATAAAGACAACGTTCATTGTTTCTTTGCAGAGCCAACACACTCACCATGTATGTTACTCGGCTTAATGACAGGCCTTCATGACAAAATTGCCGTTCAAGATATCGGAATTGATAATGTAACAGATGCGGATGGACTTGCGGTAGGAAGACCGTCTGGATTTGTCGGGAAAACGATGGAACCATTTTTAAGTGGAAATTATACAGTAAACGATGAAGAGTTATATAGATTGTTAAAAGAACTAGCTGATACGGAGAATATTTATTTAGAGCCTTCTGCACTAGCAGGTATGATAGGGCCAGTGAAAGTGTGTAAAGAAGATGAGTATTTACAAAAGCAACAGTTAACAGAGAAAGTGAAAAAAGGTACTCATATTGTGTGGGGAACGGGTGGAAGCATGGTTCCTAAAGATGTAATGAATGAATATTATAGGAAAGGTTTGGAATTAACGATATAA
- a CDS encoding DUF445 domain-containing protein, producing MSLQTKYIAGISLGVMGVGFAASIPFQGTVAGEIIQGGFEAGLVGGLADWFAVTALFRHPMGIPIPHTALLPKNRKRVTKGLIHTLENEWLTKESITNKVKEMQLAQMVLQIAEREMQSDAVKKGIVTIAEKAIVTIDTEKLAVIIEKELKTYLHTINTSNILQVLVDQLVVQEYDEKTLDYILVKVKDWTAQDEARYQLGSLGMKAMENIKVDGFLQFTLKSFMNIVDEDKIGGILQKFIISNINSLQEADNSTRQLILAKIRQEIINVKENEALLQELENWKEKWIANWNATDKIKEMLEQVQQRAVAFVNNEEFANQYVIPFLQKQMNKIKEDEQTVQKIEDWLQKQVVNLIEKNHSKIGKLVQENLDKLDDKTLIEMIENNVGKDLQWIRVNGAVCGFMIGLVLEGIKAII from the coding sequence ATGTCATTACAGACTAAATATATAGCGGGTATTTCGCTTGGGGTTATGGGTGTCGGCTTTGCGGCTTCTATCCCTTTTCAAGGAACGGTAGCTGGAGAGATTATACAAGGTGGATTTGAAGCTGGATTGGTTGGGGGACTTGCGGATTGGTTTGCAGTTACTGCTTTATTCCGTCATCCGATGGGTATCCCAATTCCGCATACAGCTTTGTTACCTAAAAACCGTAAACGGGTAACGAAAGGGCTCATTCATACGTTAGAAAATGAATGGCTAACGAAAGAAAGTATTACGAATAAAGTAAAAGAGATGCAGTTAGCACAAATGGTACTGCAAATTGCTGAGAGAGAAATGCAGTCTGATGCTGTGAAAAAGGGGATTGTAACGATTGCAGAGAAAGCAATTGTAACAATAGATACAGAAAAGTTAGCTGTTATTATTGAAAAAGAATTAAAAACATATTTACATACAATTAATACAAGTAATATTTTACAAGTGCTTGTTGATCAATTAGTTGTGCAAGAATATGATGAAAAGACACTTGATTACATATTAGTGAAGGTAAAAGATTGGACAGCGCAAGATGAAGCTCGTTACCAGCTCGGTAGCTTAGGTATGAAGGCGATGGAAAATATAAAAGTAGATGGATTCTTGCAGTTTACTTTGAAATCATTTATGAATATTGTAGATGAAGATAAAATTGGCGGTATTTTGCAGAAGTTTATCATTAGTAATATTAACAGCTTACAAGAGGCTGATAATAGCACAAGACAACTTATATTAGCGAAGATTCGTCAAGAGATTATCAATGTAAAAGAAAATGAAGCTTTATTACAGGAATTAGAAAATTGGAAAGAAAAGTGGATTGCGAATTGGAATGCTACTGACAAAATAAAAGAGATGCTAGAGCAAGTACAACAAAGAGCAGTTGCTTTTGTAAATAATGAAGAATTTGCTAATCAATATGTTATTCCATTTTTACAAAAACAAATGAATAAAATAAAAGAAGATGAACAGACAGTTCAAAAAATAGAAGATTGGTTACAAAAACAAGTTGTGAATCTTATTGAGAAGAACCATTCGAAAATTGGTAAGCTTGTACAAGAAAACCTTGATAAGTTAGACGATAAAACGTTAATCGAAATGATTGAAAATAA